The Saliniradius amylolyticus DNA segment ATGCTGCCTGCGGCATGAAACCCTTCGAAGTCAAAAGGTTGAGCAGTACGAATATCGATATTGCCGCCAATGCCGCCTTCCAGCATTTCCGCTGTCGACGTTTTGTTCACATTGATATTACTGACAAGCTCAGAGGCCAGCGTATCGAACCCAAATGCACGACTCTGGCTCTCACTTGCGATCTCACGGCCATTCAGGGTTACACTGCTGAAGTCCGGGCCCATTCCTCGGATGCTCACAAAGCGGCCTTCACCACCACTGCGGTCGATAGACACACCGGTTATACGTTGCAACGACTCGGCTAAGTTTGAATCAGGAAACTTACCAATGTCTTCGGCTGAAATGGTATCCACCACATTGTAAGCAAAACGCTTGTTGTTCATTGACTTCACCAGGCTGCCCTTAATGCCGGATACCTGGATGACCTCAACGTCTTTTTCCTGTTCATTGGCCTGAACCGTCAAGCTCAGTGATGCCGCAACCGCAGCCGTAATCAGACTCTTATTGAATTTCATAATCGTACCTTACTTGTGCTCTCAATGTGGTGTGCAAGCTACTGACTGCTCTCTAATAGCTGACACGTTAGTAATCAGTCTTCATACATCTTACAAACATATATTCAGATGATCAACATTGCCGTAATTTTTTTTTAACAAAGATGAAATGAGTATCTGAACTGCAGAAGACTGAGGGCTCAGCCCTGGTCAGCCATTCAACTGAACTGGAAAAGGGAGTTACTTCGAGAGGCGAAGCTTTAATTGATTGGCTTCAATAAAATAAAAGTCAGCGTAGATAATGCCAGTGTCGATCTCACCCGCGGCTGGCATATTGCCGGTTGCTTCCATCAGCAAAAAGCCCCGTTGATAAGCACTGGATTCTGGCGCTCTGTGACTCAGATAATTTTTGGTTAACGCAGCCATCACCCTATCAGCCAACGCAGTGACTTGCTGCTTTTCAGGCCAATCCGGGTTTAAGGCCAAACGATACAGCCCAGCCGCAATCAGAGCTGCCGCAGAAGTGTCTTTAGGAATAGCACGATCCCTCGCGTGCTTAATACTCTCCCGGCCGCATGGGTAAAAAAGATCGCCCTCTGACAGGGGCTTGCCTTCCGGCGTCTCCCACAGCATCAGACGTTCTCTGGCAGAAACCGTCAGCATTGCCGTCGACAACGCCAACGGCTGATAGCCCTTATACGGGAGGATATGTTCATCAAGTTGTCGTGGACACAAATCCTGCATTGGTGAATAGGTCAGTCCCCGGTCATCAATCACCAGGTTGTTCGCGTCTTCATCCGCAGCAAAAAAGTCCCAATCCGGCACCGGGTGCGAGACGAGTAAAGACTCCAGTGTGGACACTAAAGACTGCGTATGAGTCATAAAGTGAGAACGCTGCCTATTATGGTTAAACGCTTCCGGGTAGGCTAATAGTGTTGCGAACCCATAGAGCGACCAGCCCTGCCCTCGCGACCAGGCACTATGATTGCCTAAACCTTGCCAGTTTCCGGGTAAATCGAGCTGATGATCGTACAGATGATAGGCAATGGTGAGTGGTAAGCCCGGCTCTCTTTCAAGGGTAAAATAATGTTTGTCTATGGTTCGCTGACCATGACTGATTGCGGCCTGCTGATGCTCGCTCTGTGAACTGGTGAGTAACAACTCTAAGTTCATCATATTATCGATGATCACGGGCAGCTGCCAGGGTTGAGCAATGTCAAAGGCCATCGGTTCAATGCCTTGAGCACCACGCACGGGAAACTTAATGGCAGGTAACCAATCCCACGACTGTACGACTCCATACTCAGGACGATACCGTTGATACAAGCTTTCGCGGGCCTGATTCAATGCTCTGGTGTAGCGATGTTTTAGCGGAGCGGGCAGGTCAGGATAGTCCAATGCTTCAGCAAACGAATCATACGCAATGAAGCCGAGATCATGGGTATCGGTGCGCCAGACCTCTGGATATATTCGCTGCTGATAAGCCACAGCGTGGTTTTGCAAGCGCCGCCGTAATACCGTATCCGATTCATTCAATGCCTTGGACACGGACAACAATTTCCAGAAAGCCCCTGGGTAGAAACCATTCGTCCATTTACCCGGGACCGCCATTTGAATGTCGTCGCCGTGCAGTGCTCTGGGAGTGCACAGATGAAGTGATTCCTGACACAAAACAGGCAATTGCAGGTGCTGACGAGCCTCTACCTGCTGCATCATTTTAGTGTATTGCGTCAGGGCAAAGTTGAGATTGGCTTTGGCCTGACTGGGCGTAAAGACTTCAGCCTGACTGGCGCCCGATAACAAGCAAATCCCCAGTAAATAGAAACGCCAACCCATGATGCTTCCCTATTGATACAACCCAGTTATGGTAGGCAGCCATTCACTGACGGCAGGCACGTAGGTGACAATCATTAGTGCCACAAACATTGCCATATAAAGGGGTAATAGTGGTGGAATCACCCTGGCAATACTCGCCTTACCCACCGAGCAGCCCACAAACAGCACCGAGCCGACCGGCGGTGAGCACAACCCAATGGACAGGTTCATGACCAGCATAATGCCAAAATGCAAAGGACTCATGCCCAGACTCTCGGCCACCGGCAGTAATATCGGGGTAAAAATCAGTACCGCTGGCGTCGTGTCCATAAAGGCGCCAATGAACAACAACATCAGGTTAATGATCAGCAGCAGGATAATGGGATTATCACTGATCCCCAATAACGCCTGAGTGATCAACTGAGGAATGTTCTCATAAGCCAGTATCCAGGACATGGCTGAAGACACGGCGATCAGCATCATCACGATCGCCGTTACCTCGGCGGTCTTGAGTAACACGGCCGACAGTTCTGACCAACGAATCTGCCGGTATACGCCCATAGCAAGTGCCAACGAATAGACTACCGCTATAGCACCGGCTTCTGTGGCGGTAAACAGCCCTGAGATAATCCCCCCCATGACCAGGACCACCATAAACAGAGCAGGCATTGCTGCCCCCGTGCGCCTGATAACTTCCTTAAACGGCAATGCCGCCATAACCGGATAGCCGCGCACTTTAGCAAAGGTGGCACACACCAGCATGAGGGAAAAGGCCACCAATAGCCCGGGTAAATAGCCCGCCACAAACAACGCCGATATCGATACACCACCACTGGCAATAGCGAATACAATCAATATATTACTGGGCGGAATGACCATCCCCGTCGTCGCCGCGGCAGTCGTCACAGCGGTAGAAAAATTCCTGTCATAACCTTTCCTTTCCATCTCTGGAATCATAAAGCTGCCAATGGCACTGGTCGTCGCTACCGCTGATCCAGAGATTCCGCCAAACAGCGCACAGGAAACGACGTTAACCAGTGCCAGTCCACCCGGCAACATGCCGATATACGCCATCGCAAAATCTATCAAACGCCGGGCTATCCCCCCTTGTCCCATAATGACGCCAGACAAGACAAAAAACGGGATCGCCAATAGCGCAAAGCTATTGAGGCCATTCGCCATCCGCTGCGCCAACGTAGTGACCGCCGGCATGGCATCCATACTGAGCAGCATGGTTACCAGAGTCGCAAATCCGATGCTAAAGGAAATCGGTACACGCAATACCAGCAACACCAGGAACACCACCAGCAGCACCAGCCCACCAAACTCCATGACTAGGACTCCCTCAAAACAGAAATCAGCGCAGAACACGCATAAACGGATATAACGACACCGGATATCGGCAGCACGGCGTAGACCCAGGCCATATTGAGTTGCAGCGCAGAGGATTGCTGGCCTGGGTCAATGGCTAACGCCATCAGTTGAATGCCACCTAACACCATGACAGACAGAGCAAAACTCAAAACGACGCCATGTACCAATACCGTCACACGCCGCTGCCATAGCTGTGACAATTGATTCACCAGCAAGTCCAGACCCAAATGTGCCCCGGTCCGGTAGGCATAGGATGCCCCTAAGATTCCGAGCCAGATCAACAAGAAACGAGCGATCTCTTCACTGTAAGCACTGGGGGTTTGTGTGACATAGCGGGACAGGACTTGCCAGCAGACACAGACAACAATCGCTGCTGTCAAAGCCACCAACAACCGGCTCAGGCCCTTATCCAGCCAGGCTAGAGATAGCCTCATTGTGATACTCCCATCGACTTAATGCGCTGCATTAGCGGCCCGACGGCGGAATCACTGAGACGCTGATGCAGCGGCTCAACAGCCTTATAGAACGGCGCTTTATCCGGACGAGTGATGGTCACTCCTGCCTCGGCCAATCTGGCTAACGCCTGTTGTTCCGCCTGTTCCCAAAGTTGACGCTGCTTCCGTACCGCATCGTCCATAGCACGCTCCAGCCACCGGCGCTCTTTGGAATTCAGGCTATTCAGAACATGATTACTGATAATGATGACGTCAGGAATCGAAGCGTGTTCGTTCAATGAATAATGCTTCGCGATCTCGTAATGGCGCGACGAATAATAACTGGGCGGATTGTTCTCAGCCCCATCCACTACCCCCTGTTGCAAGGCGGCGTACAGCTCACCCCAGGCCATGGGCGTGGCGGCGCCCTGCATCGTATCAATCAGCTGCACTGCCATAGGACTGTTCATCACCCGCACTTTCTTACCCTGAACGTCTTCTGGAACGGACACCATTGATTCGGTCATGTAGAAGCTGCGACTGCCTGCGTCCATGTAAGCCAGGCCGGTGAATCTGGCGGGTCGGGTGGCCCGTAAAATCTCCTCGCCAATGGCCGACTCCAGAACGCGCCAACGATGCTCATCGGAACGAAACAGGTAGGGCACACCAAAGACCCGCATTTCAGACACAAAGCCTTCCAGAGAAGCGGCGGAAACTTTGGTCATCGCCAGGCTGCCAATTTGGAGAAGCTCCACCATATCCCGCTCTGAACCAAGTTGGCCATTGGGATAAAGCTTCAGCTGCAGCTGCCCATTGGAGTAGATGACCAACCGCTCTGCCATATGCTGCAGAGCTTGATGCACAGAGTGATTAGTATCCAGAGTATGGCCTACCCGCAGAACCCGATGGGGACCTTCGGTCTGACAGGCCGATAAAGCCACCACCATTATTGCGATCAAAAGAGAAGAGTGTCGATACATCACAGCCCCGCTAATAGGCACTCACCGATAACAATCTGTTAACGTATCTCGGCAGGACCATATTTGTCCATATCGTCATAATCCAGGTTTTCACCGGCCATCCCCCAGATGAAGGTATAGTTAGCCGTCCCAGCTCCACTATGGATTGACCAGGCAGGAGAGATCACCGCCTGCTTATTTGCCATCCAGACATGCCGGGTTTCCTTGGGTTCACCCATAAAATGGCAAACAGCCTGATCCTCTGGCACATCAATATAGAGATACGTCTCCATTCGACGATCGTGCTGATGTACCGGCATTGTATTCCAGATACTACCGGGCTGCAGGCAGGTCATGCCCATCTGCAATTGACAGGTATCCACGATGCCGTTGATGATCATCTGATTGATGACGCGCTCATTACAGGTTTCTTTAGAGCCTAGCTCCAATACTTTGGCCTGATCTCGCCCCACCTTTTTCACTGGGTATTGAGCATGAGCGGGAGCGGAATTCAGATAGAACTCTGCCGGACGGGTCTCATCGGCGCTCTCGAAAACAACTTTTTCATTACCCGCTCCGATATAGAGCGCCTCTTTATGGCCCACTTCATATACCTCGCCATCAACCGTGACGCGCCCTGCACCGCCGACATTGATGGCACCTAATTCCCGACGTGCCAAAAAGTAGGGTGCTTTTAAGGGATCGATGCTCTCCAGCTCCAGCGCTCCCTTAACCGGCACAGCTGCACCGACGATAAAGCGGTCATAGTGGGTATAAACCAGCTTTATCTTATCTTCGACAAAGAGGTCAGTAAGCTGAAAGTGTTCACGAATCGCGTCGGTACCAAAACCTTTAAACTCATTATGGCCAACGGCGTACTTAACTTCGTAATCTACCATGATGGAATTCTCCTATTAGGGTTTATCGAGCCAGCCAGCCGCCGTCGACGGCTAACACGTGGCCATTGATGTAGTCACTGCCCTGAGAGGCTAAAAATACAGCGGCCCCACTAAGCTGCTCTGGCTCTCCCCATCGTCCGGCAGGGATGCGCTTTTCAATTTCTTTGTTGCGCTCAGGGTCGGCTTGCAGTGCGGCGGTGTTATCGGTACGGAAATAACCTGGTGCGATGGCATTCACCTGAACATTGGCACTGGCCCATTCATTCGCCAGGGCCTTGGTCAGACCCACGATAGCGTGCTTACTGGCGGCATAGGCCGGAACGGTAATCCCTCCGGTGTAAGACAGCATTGAGGCAATGTTAATGATCTTGCCCTGGCCGCGCTGAACCATGTGTTTACCAATGATCTGGCTTAACAAAAAGGGCGCATCAATGTTCACATCCATCACCCGCTTCCAGTCCTCAAACGGATAGTCAACGGCCGGACTGCGGGCAATGGTGCCGCCATTGTTAACCAGTACATCGACCTGACCCGTGACGCCCAAGGCCTGCTCAGCCATTGCCCTGACCTGATCGGGTTGACTCAAGTCGGCGACAAGCTCGTAGCTTTCCCCATCAAACTCAGCAATGGATGCTCTGGTCGCATCGCAGCCCCCTTCTCGCGAACTGCTGCACACCACCACGGCACCGGCCTTTGCCAGACCAATAGCCATGGCCTGTCCTAACCCGCGACTGGCGCCGGTTACAAGGGCCGTTTTGCCTGCTAAAGAAAACACATTGTATTCTTGGCTCATCTTCTCAAAGCCTCTTTCTGGTTAATTGTTATGACTTATGTTGTAAGTCTTCATACAACATAACACCTGCTAAGTTAGTGTCAATAATTCGTTAACGATTTCTGGTGAACTCAGTGGCTACATGGATGGATTTTCAGGGTTAATCCGTCCCCAATGTCGGCCTGGTAAATGTCTGCTTCCAGTCCAAACTGTTGGGGATATTCCCGTTTTATACGTCGATTCAGCGTTTCGACCCGATCATGGGGACACAGGCACACAATGGCGCCACCGAATCCTCCGCCGGTCATACGTGCGGCGCCGGCTTGTCCTAACAAGTCATCACAAATGGCCACAAGGCCGTCGGTCGCCGGTACGGTCACCTCAAAATCGTGTTTTAATGACTGGTGAGAGGCTCGCATCAGGTTGCTCATCGCATTGATGTCTGAGGCGCCAAGTGCCTCCTCAAACGCAAACACTCGTGCGTTTTCGGTAATCACGTGCCGCGCGCGGCGGTATTGGTCGGCCGTCATTGAAGCCCGGCACTGCTCAAGCATCGGCAAGGTGGCCTCTCTCAGGGAGCTTAACCCCATCGCTGCCGCAGCCTGCTCACAGTCCCGACGCCTTTGGTTATAAGCACTATCCACCAGTTTGCGAGGGTAGTTCGAGTTAATAATTAATAAGGAAAGACACTTGGGAATTGGCGTAAAACGTCGCTCCAGAGATTCGCAGTCAATTAACACCGCATGCCCGGCCTGGCCTGTGGCCGAAACGAGCTGATCCATGATGCCACACTGACAGTCCATGAAGTCATTTTCAGCCTGTTGACCGATAACGGCCAACTGCTGCGGAGAGAGCGTCAACGACAGTGCTGCATTGATGGCTCCGGCGACAGCGACCTCTAACGCGGCCGATGAGGACAGCCCCGCCCCCTGCGGCACATCACTGGCAATCACCAGCTCCATCCCCTTCAAGGCATACTCTCTTTGCTGAAAAACAGCAAACACAGCACGTACGTAGTTGCCCCACTGACAAGGCCCCGGCGCTAACTGATTCTGCACAGAAAACTGGTCTGACTCCTGGGGGTAGTTCTGTGAGTAGACGAAAACCTGGTCATCATTCCGCAAACGGAATGCCACCTGAGTGCGGAACTGCAGTGCGGCGGGGTAAACAAAACCTCCATTGAAGTCAGTAAACTCACCAATCAGATTGACTCGCCCCGGGGCACTGGCGATACCCTGAAGATCAGACTGGAAATGCTGACGAAACGCTTGATACATATCAGTCACTGCTCGTCTCCTTGTAGTGAGTCAACGACGTCTGTCGCAATGCACCCGCTGCCTTCTCAGGGGTAAGATCCCGCTGGCTCTCTGCTAACATTTCATAGCCCACCATATGTTTTTTTATGGTCGCGGATCGAAGCAAAGGCGGGTAAAAGTGGGCGTGCAGTCGCCAATGGCAGTTATCCTGACCATTGGCGGGGGCATTGTGCCAGCCCATTGAATAAGGAAAGCGACACTGGAACAGATTGTCGTAACGGGTCGTAATATTCTTCAGGATAGAGGCCAGCGATGTCTTCTGGGCCTTGTCGAGATCACCGAAATCCCGGATATCGGCGCGTGCCACCAACAATATTTCAAACGGCCAGGCGGCCCAGAACGGGACGACCGCTAACCAGTCATCATTCTGCTCCACGATCCGTGTTTGCTCATTCAGCTCCCGCTCAACATAATCAGCCAACAATGGACGGTCGTGTTGCAGGTAATATCCGGCCTGATGCCTGTCTTCAGCTGACACCTCGGAGGAAAGGTGATGATGAGCCCAGATTTGACCATGAGGATGGGGCTGTGAGCATCCCATTATCTCGCCTTTATTCTCAAAAATCTGAATACAGGCGTAGCTTTGGCTGAGCTCCTGATATTGACTCTGCCAAGTATTAACTACCTGTGTAAGCTGCGGCACGGTCATCTCTGCCAGGGTCTTGTCGTGTTCAGGGGAGAAACACATCACCCGGGCACAGCCTTGCGCTGTCTCAACCTGCATCAACTCATCGGACGCGCTGCTCACCTCCGGCGAGTCTTCCAACAGCGCCGCAAAGTCATTGGTAAAAACGAAGGTCTCTGAGTAATCAGGATTACTGTCACCATTGGCACGTTCCACAGCGGGGCATAACGGACAATCTGCCTTAAATGCCGGTAGGTCTGGCTCAAAGGCTGCTTCGGTCGCACCATGCCAGGGCCGGTTATTGCGATGAGGTGACACCAGTACCCATTGTCCGTTGAGGGGGTTTCGGCGTCGGTGAGGAAATTCCATAGGCTGCATAACCACTCCTAAATGCCTTGTGGATATTTAGACTGCCAGTGCCAGCTGTCTGCCAGCATCTGCTTAAGATCTCGCGAGGCCTGCCAATTCAGGCGAGCTTTTGCCAAAGTAGGAGCCGCAATCGTCGTCGCCACATCTCCGGGACGACGCTCGGCGATCGAATAAGGAACAGCCCGACCAGAAACCGCTTCAAAGGTGTTCACCACATCAAGCACTGACGCGCCCGTTCCGGTTCCCAGGTTAAACGCGTGAAAGCCATTGCTGGAGTAAAGCTGCCCCAGAGCCTGCACATGCCCCTCGGCCAGGTCCATCACATGCACGTAATCCCGAATCCCGGTGCCATCGGGCGTGTCATAATCGTTACCATAAATGTGCAGTTTCTCGCGCTGACCAACCGCGGTTTGGGTCACATAAGGGACCAGGTTGTTCGGGATCCCGGTAGGGTTTTCCCCCAACAGGCCGCTTTCATGAGCGCCCACCGGATTGAAATAACGCAGCGCAATGCTCAAGTCGTCTGAGTGCGCCTGGCATTGATCGCGCATCATCTGCTCGACCATCAACTTACTCCAGCCATAGGGGTTGGTGGGCGCCTTTGAGTGGTCTTCATCAATTGGCAGGTATTGCGGATCGCCGTATACGGTTGCCGATGAACTGAATACCAGCCGTTTAATGCCCGCTTCGTGCATCTGCTTCATCAGGATGGCGCTGTCGCAAACATTATTTTGATAATACATCAGCGGCTGTGCCGTTGATTCTCCTACGGCTTTTAAGGCGGCAAAATGCAATACAGC contains these protein-coding regions:
- the galE gene encoding UDP-glucose 4-epimerase GalE; the encoded protein is MNNITSPNVLVTGGLGYVGSHTCVALHQAGYTPIIYDNLSNSSAAVAEQLARICGRRFDLIQAEVGDAQALKQCFADYPIEAVLHFAALKAVGESTAQPLMYYQNNVCDSAILMKQMHEAGIKRLVFSSSATVYGDPQYLPIDEDHSKAPTNPYGWSKLMVEQMMRDQCQAHSDDLSIALRYFNPVGAHESGLLGENPTGIPNNLVPYVTQTAVGQREKLHIYGNDYDTPDGTGIRDYVHVMDLAEGHVQALGQLYSSNGFHAFNLGTGTGASVLDVVNTFEAVSGRAVPYSIAERRPGDVATTIAAPTLAKARLNWQASRDLKQMLADSWHWQSKYPQGI
- a CDS encoding TRAP transporter substrate-binding protein yields the protein MYRHSSLLIAIMVVALSACQTEGPHRVLRVGHTLDTNHSVHQALQHMAERLVIYSNGQLQLKLYPNGQLGSERDMVELLQIGSLAMTKVSAASLEGFVSEMRVFGVPYLFRSDEHRWRVLESAIGEEILRATRPARFTGLAYMDAGSRSFYMTESMVSVPEDVQGKKVRVMNSPMAVQLIDTMQGAATPMAWGELYAALQQGVVDGAENNPPSYYSSRHYEIAKHYSLNEHASIPDVIIISNHVLNSLNSKERRWLERAMDDAVRKQRQLWEQAEQQALARLAEAGVTITRPDKAPFYKAVEPLHQRLSDSAVGPLMQRIKSMGVSQ
- a CDS encoding TRAP transporter small permease — encoded protein: MRLSLAWLDKGLSRLLVALTAAIVVCVCWQVLSRYVTQTPSAYSEEIARFLLIWLGILGASYAYRTGAHLGLDLLVNQLSQLWQRRVTVLVHGVVLSFALSVMVLGGIQLMALAIDPGQQSSALQLNMAWVYAVLPISGVVISVYACSALISVLRES
- a CDS encoding TRAP transporter large permease, coding for MEFGGLVLLVVFLVLLVLRVPISFSIGFATLVTMLLSMDAMPAVTTLAQRMANGLNSFALLAIPFFVLSGVIMGQGGIARRLIDFAMAYIGMLPGGLALVNVVSCALFGGISGSAVATTSAIGSFMIPEMERKGYDRNFSTAVTTAAATTGMVIPPSNILIVFAIASGGVSISALFVAGYLPGLLVAFSLMLVCATFAKVRGYPVMAALPFKEVIRRTGAAMPALFMVVLVMGGIISGLFTATEAGAIAVVYSLALAMGVYRQIRWSELSAVLLKTAEVTAIVMMLIAVSSAMSWILAYENIPQLITQALLGISDNPIILLLIINLMLLFIGAFMDTTPAVLIFTPILLPVAESLGMSPLHFGIMLVMNLSIGLCSPPVGSVLFVGCSVGKASIARVIPPLLPLYMAMFVALMIVTYVPAVSEWLPTITGLYQ
- the galK gene encoding galactokinase, yielding MYQAFRQHFQSDLQGIASAPGRVNLIGEFTDFNGGFVYPAALQFRTQVAFRLRNDDQVFVYSQNYPQESDQFSVQNQLAPGPCQWGNYVRAVFAVFQQREYALKGMELVIASDVPQGAGLSSSAALEVAVAGAINAALSLTLSPQQLAVIGQQAENDFMDCQCGIMDQLVSATGQAGHAVLIDCESLERRFTPIPKCLSLLIINSNYPRKLVDSAYNQRRRDCEQAAAAMGLSSLREATLPMLEQCRASMTADQYRRARHVITENARVFAFEEALGASDINAMSNLMRASHQSLKHDFEVTVPATDGLVAICDDLLGQAGAARMTGGGFGGAIVCLCPHDRVETLNRRIKREYPQQFGLEADIYQADIGDGLTLKIHPCSH
- the kduD gene encoding 2-dehydro-3-deoxy-D-gluconate 5-dehydrogenase KduD, yielding MSQEYNVFSLAGKTALVTGASRGLGQAMAIGLAKAGAVVVCSSSREGGCDATRASIAEFDGESYELVADLSQPDQVRAMAEQALGVTGQVDVLVNNGGTIARSPAVDYPFEDWKRVMDVNIDAPFLLSQIIGKHMVQRGQGKIINIASMLSYTGGITVPAYAASKHAIVGLTKALANEWASANVQVNAIAPGYFRTDNTAALQADPERNKEIEKRIPAGRWGEPEQLSGAAVFLASQGSDYINGHVLAVDGGWLAR
- a CDS encoding glycoside hydrolase family 88 protein codes for the protein MGWRFYLLGICLLSGASQAEVFTPSQAKANLNFALTQYTKMMQQVEARQHLQLPVLCQESLHLCTPRALHGDDIQMAVPGKWTNGFYPGAFWKLLSVSKALNESDTVLRRRLQNHAVAYQQRIYPEVWRTDTHDLGFIAYDSFAEALDYPDLPAPLKHRYTRALNQARESLYQRYRPEYGVVQSWDWLPAIKFPVRGAQGIEPMAFDIAQPWQLPVIIDNMMNLELLLTSSQSEHQQAAISHGQRTIDKHYFTLEREPGLPLTIAYHLYDHQLDLPGNWQGLGNHSAWSRGQGWSLYGFATLLAYPEAFNHNRQRSHFMTHTQSLVSTLESLLVSHPVPDWDFFAADEDANNLVIDDRGLTYSPMQDLCPRQLDEHILPYKGYQPLALSTAMLTVSARERLMLWETPEGKPLSEGDLFYPCGRESIKHARDRAIPKDTSAAALIAAGLYRLALNPDWPEKQQVTALADRVMAALTKNYLSHRAPESSAYQRGFLLMEATGNMPAAGEIDTGIIYADFYFIEANQLKLRLSK
- a CDS encoding UDP-glucose--hexose-1-phosphate uridylyltransferase encodes the protein MQPMEFPHRRRNPLNGQWVLVSPHRNNRPWHGATEAAFEPDLPAFKADCPLCPAVERANGDSNPDYSETFVFTNDFAALLEDSPEVSSASDELMQVETAQGCARVMCFSPEHDKTLAEMTVPQLTQVVNTWQSQYQELSQSYACIQIFENKGEIMGCSQPHPHGQIWAHHHLSSEVSAEDRHQAGYYLQHDRPLLADYVERELNEQTRIVEQNDDWLAVVPFWAAWPFEILLVARADIRDFGDLDKAQKTSLASILKNITTRYDNLFQCRFPYSMGWHNAPANGQDNCHWRLHAHFYPPLLRSATIKKHMVGYEMLAESQRDLTPEKAAGALRQTSLTHYKETSSD
- the kduI gene encoding 5-dehydro-4-deoxy-D-glucuronate isomerase encodes the protein MVDYEVKYAVGHNEFKGFGTDAIREHFQLTDLFVEDKIKLVYTHYDRFIVGAAVPVKGALELESIDPLKAPYFLARRELGAINVGGAGRVTVDGEVYEVGHKEALYIGAGNEKVVFESADETRPAEFYLNSAPAHAQYPVKKVGRDQAKVLELGSKETCNERVINQMIINGIVDTCQLQMGMTCLQPGSIWNTMPVHQHDRRMETYLYIDVPEDQAVCHFMGEPKETRHVWMANKQAVISPAWSIHSGAGTANYTFIWGMAGENLDYDDMDKYGPAEIR